A genomic segment from Hypanus sabinus isolate sHypSab1 chromosome 8, sHypSab1.hap1, whole genome shotgun sequence encodes:
- the LOC132398455 gene encoding uncharacterized protein LOC132398455 isoform X2 yields the protein MGPCIPARSRKPTTLLHPHNRTAGRERLTPGQLLSARAVQKFAVKLSQAVLVQRSASLRCTLKEPDKAIKAYVILDDQSNCSLVSPEFFKLFNIESEQFPYYLRTCSGNMETQGRKAEGFQLESLDGKVIICLPPLLECNEILNNRTEIPTPSAVLHQPHLRHIAKHIPELDPTAEILLLLGRDVPQVHKVRQQVNGPHDAPFAQRLDLGWVVIGEVCPGNVNKPTVRTLKTNVLESGRHSIFQPRTSVTCIKEA from the coding sequence atggggccatgtaTCCCGGCCCGTTcccgcaaaccgacaacgctccttcacccccacaacaggacggcggggagggagaggctcactccaggacaactgttgtcagctcgagctgtacagaagtttgctgtcaagctcagtcaagccgttcttgttcaaagatctgcctcactaaggtgtaccctaaaggagccagacaaggccatcaaagcctatgtgattctggatgatcagagcaattgctcactagtcagtccagagttctttaaattgttcaacattgagagcgagcagttcccatactaccttagaacttgctcaggcaacatggaaacccaaggaaggaaggcagaaggcttccagctcgagtccctggatggtaaagtcatcatctgtctccctccactcttagagtgcaatgaaattttgaataaccgcactgagatcccgacgccaagtgcagtgctacaccagccacatctccgccacatcgccaaacacatcccagaactggatccaacagcagaaatactcctgctattaggaagagacgttcctcaggtgcacaaggttaggcagcaggtcaatggaccacacgacgccccctttgcgcaacgcctggatctaggctgggtggtgataggagaggtgtgccctggcaatgtaaACAAACCGACAGTtcgcacactcaagaccaatgtgctagagagtggccgccattcaattttccaACCACGCACAAGTGTcacgtgtattaaggaagcatga
- the LOC132398455 gene encoding uncharacterized protein LOC132398455 isoform X1, producing MAKWLGKESREQVRRIRSVYINNPELALSKAWERLWEGYAAPEIIEAALYRHLENFSKLSAKDHIKLRELGDLLMEIQGAKEDGYSTGLVYLDTPSGIRQIVDKLPFGLQDRWVSVASEYKEDNNGRFPPFKYFTRFVHREAKKRNDPSLMGQGSSTVYTKPDKSSSNNFNIDKPVSVLKTEAFTTNHNPSKNCPLHNKPHPLRKCRMFREKPLEERMALLKEKRICFKCCSSTSHFARERTITVKCPECDSTNHDGAMYPGPFPQTDNAPSPPQQDGGEGEAHSRTTVVSSSCTEVCCQAQSSRSCSKICLTKVYPKGARQGHQSLCDSG from the coding sequence atggcgaaatggctgggaaaagaatcacgcgagcaggtgagacgcatacgttcagtgtacatcaacaaccccgagctagccttaagcaaagcatgggagagactttgggagggctatgcggcccccgaaattattgaagcggcgctataccgaCATCTGGAAAACTTTTCTAAgctgtcagccaaagatcacattaagttaagggagctcggagatttactcatggagattcaaggcgccaaagaagatggctactcaactggtctagtatacctagatactccatccgggattagacaaatcgtggacaaacttccatttgggctgcaggacaggtgggtgtctgttgcctcagagtacaaagaagacaacaatggtcgatttcctccctttaagtatttcactaggtttgtgcacagggaggcgaagaagcgaaatgaccctagcctcatgggtcaaggaagcagtacagtttacaccaagccagataaatcctcttcgaataatttcaacattgataaacccgtctcagtgcttaagactgaagcctttacaactaaccacaaccctagcaagaattgcccattgcataacaaacctcaccccctcagaaaatgcagaatgtttagggaaaaaccccttgaagagaggatggcccttctcaaggagaaaagaatatgttttaaatgctgttcctcgacctcTCACTTTGCTAGAGAGCGTACGATcaccgtgaagtgtccggaatgtgatagcactaatcacgatggggccatgtaTCCCGGCCCGTTcccgcaaaccgacaacgctccttcacccccacaacaggacggcggggagggagaggctcactccaggacaactgttgtcagctcgagctgtacagaagtttgctgtcaagctcagtcaagccgttcttgttcaaagatctgcctcactaaggtgtaccctaaaggagccagacaaggccatcaaagcctatgtgattctggatga